A genomic stretch from Oreochromis niloticus isolate F11D_XX linkage group LG11, O_niloticus_UMD_NMBU, whole genome shotgun sequence includes:
- the LOC109204044 gene encoding alpha-(1,3)-fucosyltransferase 9-like, with product METGPFHRILRPILLSAFILGCSVTLFFLYFKPTTSWLPGPLESSILTESDLNLFSNKINKNVTIVLIWMWPFGRTFNLNICSSLFNIDGCFITADKNFYSKANGVIIHHRDIRTDLSNLPQYKRPSFQKWIWMNAESPSHSSQLTGLENLFNLTLNYRQDADIQVPYGYIVPAESQENFIPPKKNKLICWIVSNWNQNHKRVKYYNELSKHVEIQTYGRAFGKYISDQDYFPTITSCKFYLAFENSIHKDYITEKLYNPLLVGTVPVVLGPPRQNYENFIQGDAFIHVEDFTSPQTLADYLLLLDKDEEMYLRYFEWRRDFKIKKAYFWAEHICLSCDYLRRHKEYKAFNNLNKWYWGG from the coding sequence ATGGAAACTGGACCTTTTCACAGAATCCTGCGACCGATTCTGCTCAGTGCTTTTATACTGGGATGCTCTGtgactctgttttttttgtattttaaaccaACTACTAGCTGGTTACCAGGTCCCCTAGAGTCATCAATATTAACAGAATCTGACCTGAACCTTTTCTCCAACAAGATCAATAAAAATGTGACCATTGTGCTGATCTGGATGTGGCCCTTTGGAAGAACGTTCAACCTGAACATTTGTAGCTCACTCTTTAATATTGATGGCTGCTTCATCACAGCAGACAAGAATTTCTACAGTAAAGCAAATGGGGTCATCATACATCACCGAGACATTAGAACTGACCTTTCCAATCTCCCACAGTACAAGCGGCCATCATTCCAGAAGTGGATATGGATGAATGCAGAGTCACCGTCACACTCATCCCAGCTGACTGGGTTAGAGAACCTGTTCAACCTGACTCTCAATTATCGTCAGGATGCTGACATTCAAGTGCCGTATGGGTACATCGTACCAGCAGAGAGTCAAGAAAATTTTATAccaccaaagaaaaacaagctgaTCTGCTGGATTGTGAGCAACTGGAACCAGAACCACAAGCGGGTGAAATATTACAATGAGTTGAGCAAACATGTGGAGATTCAAACATATGGACGAGCCTTTGGGAAGTACATCTCTGACCAAGACTATTTCCCCACCATCACCAGCTGCAAGTTCTATTTGGCGTTTGAGAACTCCATTCACAAGGACTACATTACTGAGAAACTGTACAACCCACTGTTAGTGGGGACAGTGCCAGTGGTTCTTGGCCCACCCAGGCAGAATTACGAGAATTTCATCCAGGGAGATGCCTTCATTCATGTGGAAGACTTCACCTCGCCCCAGACACTGGCAGATTACCTGCTGCTCCTGGACAAGGATGAGGAGATGTACCTCAGGTACTTTGAGTGGAGGCgggactttaaaataaaaaaggcctATTTTTGGGCTGAGCATATATGCCTGAGCTGTGATTATTTGCGTAGGCACAAGGAGTACAAAGCATTCAACAACCTTAACAAGTGGTACTGGGGTGGCTAG